The following coding sequences lie in one Lolium perenne isolate Kyuss_39 chromosome 2, Kyuss_2.0, whole genome shotgun sequence genomic window:
- the LOC127337002 gene encoding uncharacterized protein, with protein MGSWFSSPACSPRQRIHRVGQLMDELRSTAYNIDSLDDIVSGGAHWIRDLAYEALKHYNSDHPGAEFRIPFQPTADMKAACVGFRRDLWYHLNFLARHGDDERTFFAELCYDNSSHRLIVQTCDILEKPSSSSCAMCPEESKILHPDDSEFVCGKEGHQRDFFCETSWDGHTREFFSQRAMLRTPFLIGAPAPRYRLPDDSP; from the exons ATGGGATCCTGGTTCTCTTCCCCTGCCTGCAGCCCACGACAGCGTATTCATCGCGTTGGACAACTCATGGACGAATTACGTAGTACAGCCTACAATATAGA TTCCTTAGATGACATAGTATCTGGCGGCGCTCACTGGATCCGTGATCTCGCCTACGAGGCCCTCAAACACTACAACTCCGACCACCCG GGTGCCGAGTTCCGAATTCCTTTTCAGCCCACCGCGGACATGAAGGCTGCGTGCGTTGGCTTTAGGAGAGATCTCTGGTACCACCTCAACTTCTTGGCTCGCCACGGGGATGACGAGCGCACCTTCTTCGCCGAGCTATGCTACGACAACAGCTCCCACCGCCTAATCGTCCAAACATGCGATATCTTGGAGAAGCCCTCAAGTAGCAGCTGCGCAATGTGTCCGGAAGAATCCAAGATTCTACACCCTGATGATTCCGAATTCGTGTGTGGAAAAGAGGGGCACCAGAGGGACTTCTTCTGCGAGACGTCCTGGGACGGGCACACAAGGGAATTCTTCAGCCAGAGAGCTATGCTACGCACGCCGTTCCTGATAGGAGCACCAGCGCCTCGATATAGACTGCCCGACGATTCACCATGA